TATTTtaagaaggttagacaagcacctatcataaatgcatctatatgataAGATATCACATAACATTAGAAGCATCTATTACGTTCAACTCACTTCGCAACCTACAAAAGGTtacttcatctagaggttttgtgaataTATTCGCCAATTGATCTTTcgaccttacaccactaagagagatatcattattagcTACATGATatctaaggaagtgatgacgAATATCagtgtgctttgtgcgagagtgttgaacgggattgtttgctatttttacGGTAATctcgttgtcacaaaggagtgaaaCCTTCTCTATATAAACActaaagtctaacaaggttttcttcatataaaggatttgagcacaacatgctccggcggcaatgtattcaGCTTTCACGGTGGACAAGACTAtagagttttgcttcttagggatcgccctagcaagtggcacccacccgaagtactcttgcgatccacatGGCATCTTACAAAGTCCAAATCCGAGTATTccaagagtaggaaactagcacctttcgggtaccacaagcctatgctaggtgtatgctttaggtatctaaggattcttttaacCACGCTAAGATGCAATTCAATAagattagcttgaaagcgagcgcacatgcatacattaAACATAATATTGGGTCTAGATGGGATAAGGTAAAGAAGCGACCCAATCATAATATTGGGCCTAGATGCAGACATCATTgcatcactggataatccggtgagttgaacttcaattttttctGACAATCCCTCTTCTGCTGAAAATAAACCGGTGCTCTTACCACActatcactagactatccggtgtaacacttctaacaattttgggCACGTGTCACCCAAATAATCATCCGATGATTACATCACTTTGTTCATCGGAGCATCAGGTGCATCCAGAGTGTTGCTTGTCTTGAGATAACCATATGCTCGGGTGAGATCACTTCACATTGACCGGCTCATCCAGTGAAGTAAATTTTCTCtaagctcgtccaattcaaactttcttgagcccTAGCTTCTTGATATgtcaaccatgggcttctataagctacctagtgctagaattttataagtgcatcaaaccaaatctaaactcactagatcaagctactactcttagcccctctttataatatggtcaaaagactaaagaaaaatagcatatactactctaagtgtcattcatctcctttgtgacacttagaactagaagatccttaatcttgatacataagtcctttgatcgtccacaTAATCGTCTTAGcgaccaagaatacccaattgTCATTGtaaactgatttttttattcccttcaaaataaattgttagtcacaatgatcattgtgaacttaattttttattccCATCATtctaatttctctctattggttcttttttttttttgcaagttttcgATTTCAGCTACGATTTTCGTTTTCGTgtttgagctgaattttttcaccttgttggagttaatcttctagttgctagagacataaaattcgcgtaaaaaatatataattgggtATTGAATTCTTTTGTCTCTAATCCATCAATTTAGAGGTTTTTTTTTACCCTGTGATCATCTCCGTGAGTTTTTAGtgtttttctaaaaatctaATTTTTGTATGGGGTTGGGTCATGGATTAGTATGTTGTGAAATCTAGGGATCGATTCTATCTATGAGATCCAGTTTTTGTTGGATTTTTAAATTTAGTTTTTGAATCGAAACTTTCAGATTGAGTCTGAATTTCTgctatgtttcttttttgtgttttattcttaaggtgcattagttaaataaGAAACAGATcacttattttaaaataaaaattataagacGCCTATTTACTCTCCTTTAATCGTCTATCTCGCTTCTACCAAGAATCCAAAGCCTTGCAAGGTTTTGGCGTGGATCAAGATCAGAGCCGCGGCTTCTCCTTGTCCTGCTACGAATGGCAGGAGAACCGCCCAAAGCGAGCATGAACAACCCACGTCTCTGTTCATCTCGGGGAATGGAAGTTTGGAACCCCCAACGTAATCCTCATTTGCATTCTGGACTCACATAACTGCATCCGAACGATTGGAGAACGCAGCAGATCGAGCCTGGTGTTCAGGTTATCCGCTTGTGGTCACGAGGAGGAAAAATGTTTGGGGGTGAATGACTCAACGGCAAAAATGCCAACCTGACAATGGCAGCAAGAACATAGTTACATTGAACCGCTACGAACTTAGCCGTCAGTTAAGTTAATTTTGCACTTCGGACTTCGATTCAACAAGGAATGCAATAACAACAACTGAACAAACATgtatattttcttctcttttgttccccACTAATTTACAATGATCTTGGGGGTTTCTACGACATGGAAAGCTCCAATTGCCTACGCTGTAGGCCGCCGCCAACAGAAGGCAATCTTTGAACAGAGTTAAGGAAAGCCGCGCAAAGCATCGTGAACGCCACGGCCGGGAGCTTCCCGGCGACCAGGCCGGCGAGGACGATGGCGACCAGAACCAGAGCAGGGAACTGGATTCCTGTtttgtcatcctcctcctcggaaAGATCCGCATCAGCAGGCGCATCGATTTCTACAGGCTGGGCATCGATTTCAATGCCCTTGCTGCGGCGAGAACCCAAAGAATCCGGCTCTCTGGCAATGGTATCCTCCACGACGACATCCGTTTGATTGGCCATACGGCAAGAATCTGAGGAATCCGTCACCTTGGCATTGCCGCGTACCGTGGCATCCGCTTGGTTGCCCTCGCTGCGAAAAGAGCCAGACGAATCCGCCTCCCTAGACTTCCAGCCTTTGTGCAACTTCTTTGCGTTGGAGATCAGCTTCTTCCAAGACACCTTCTTTGCCTTCGCCTTCGGGTTGCTTGATTCGTCGACGACGTCGCTCCTTTCTTCGATGACCAAGATGGAGGCCTCGGTTCCCCTGTCGGAATCAGAGCGGCTCGGCCTGGACGGCTCCGTCTCCTCCTCCAGCTCCCGGATCGGCGAGACGCGCCCACGGCCGTCCAAATAAAGCTGCCTCTTGGTCGCCGCTGGCCCCGGCCGCCGGGGGAGCGAGGAGGACCTCACGGATTCCAGCAAGAAGAGCGAGAAGGAGGCGACGGTGACGGCGGCAACCACCTTCTTGCTCCAGATCACAAGGAGCGCGAGGCATACCACGCCGCTGATCGCGAGGAAGCCCAGGCCAAGGTCAAAGCCGCCGCCTTTGCTGCGGCGGACGGCCTGGGCCAGCGTAAGGTCGGTGCTTGGTCGATCCGACGGTGAGACGGCGGCCGccagaggaggcggcggtggagagGCAGGCGGAGGGAACGGCGAAGGGGAAGGTGAGGGGGCGGCGCCGCGCTTCTCGCGCTTGGAGGATGCGGACGGGGAGGGCTTCTTGAGGCGGCCATGGTTCTTGACGAAGAGGTCGGCGAGGGAGGTGGGGAAGCCGGTCTGGACAGGGAGGGGCCCAGCGCGGGAGGGGCGGAGCGCGGCGAGAAGGCGGCCGAGGCGGCCGGTGGGGCGGTCCTTCAGCGGGCTGGGCatcggcggccgcggccgtcgCCTGCGAGCATAGGAGGAGGTCGGCGCGGCGGCCGCAGCGGGGCCTGGTTGATTAAGTTTTTGGCTTTTTGGCTCGGTCTGGTGCACTCGGTTGGTGACTTAGGGGGTAACCGATACGCGTGCGGAGACCGAGGGAGAATAGGAGGGGGCGCGAGGtggtttggtttttttttttttttgaacctTTGTTTTCCTTTGGGTCTAAGAATGGACGGTAGTTTTTGCGATCGGCTAAATTTAAAATGGGTGAAAGGGAAATGTGTTTGGGATGTTTTTTAGGGAGCGGTGGTGGATGAgaataatgattttttaaaaaatatgggACATGTGTACAATTTATTCTAAGAAATTGTTAAGTGACTCGCACAATTTGCGTATCTAGACTTATCATTCTtatatctttatttttctaatttaaggTGTTATTATGTTTATTCATTACTTATATACCTGTTCAAAAAGAGGAGCTTATATATCAACTTATTATGAATGTATGATGTAGTTTAGAAAAGTTGTAGATCGATCCTTTAAAATCCGAGCAATAACTTTTTTAGACATATTtatattgcaaacatgttagtttTATAACCATTGCAATTATGATGTGAGGCGAACGTGTACATTTTGAAGAGGAACTTTTAGAGAATAATTAAGAATTGTGTATATATGAAAGGTTCAAAATGCCAATTCCATTCATATAGTATGTTTATGcttattaatatatttatatctaaatTGGCATTAAAACCGTTAACCCTAGAAGTTAGACATATCTGATTGATTTGGATATCTTAAATCTTAATACATTATAAAGCTAAATTAGTCGGTGTGAAATCCAGTCGCAACCATCAGTTGGCCTTGTATTAGAGCAAATACGTGTGTGACTCATAATTGCAGATGCAAtataaattcataatttttaagGTAATTAATATAAACAATTACTTGGACTGCGGCTGGAGGAATCCTAAAATGCTTTCTTCTCTGAATTTGGACCTTTTCGTCTGATTGAAATTCGAAAACCAATCATTAGGATCTTTTGAAACGAAAATCAACAGTCAGCCCCAACAGCAGTAAGTCTTCTATGATGAACATCTCTTCTTGACTTCCGTTGGTAAAGATCCATGCAAAAGATCCATGCAAATTCATCTTCACCGGAAACAATGCACAATCCTGCCATCACAGAACACTTCAGCTTATATGAAGTCTGGAATATCATCCAATGGAGAATAAAGAGGACTTCCTGAACGATAGGAATCATCTGACAATTCATCACAGCTATCTATGAAACTGTTGCTCAGTGCTGACTTATCCACACATCTGGCCCCTTCCACGCGCTACTGCAGTGAGCAGCCtccctgcaggctgcagcacAGCCCTTGCTTGGCCGCCGCCCGCTAGCACCCCTGTTGCCCCATCCTCCTTTGCCGATCGAGCAATGGTCGCAACTGTGCCGAGCCGTCGTTCTCCTTATCGGCTCGCAGCTACTTGCATGGCTCCTGGCGGCCGCCTCACACAAGCATCCATGAGTTGTGCCCTCTACTTCTCGTGCACCTCATGCTCAATGATGAATTGGGTTAGTGGTTGCAGATTGAGCGGTGGCGTGGGGCTGGCCGCGCAGACCACGATTCCCTTGCATTGCCGTCTCGTTTCTTTCCCCTTCCTCCGAGCTGATCACTAGCTCCCAATTCCCATGGCCGCTAAATGCCACTGAGTGCCGTGGTATGCCCGCAATTGAGCACCATGCTAACCAACGCCAACATCGGTTGACTCCTCCACTGCGGCGAGCACGAGCAGTGGACTCCTCGGACGCGCGGAGCCATGCGAACGGGGCTTCTTTGATCTGGAAGGGGATGCGGACGTGTGGAGTCGCCGCTGGTGAAGCGCTGCCTTGCCGCCTATGGGGCTCAAGCACCACTCACGGCATCCGCGGCGCTGCAGAACTGGTCGATGTCGGCGAAGCTAGGACTAAAATGAAAAGGGTGCGCAACTTCACATACGTATAGCCATATTTATAATTTCAAAGCAATATGATTAATTTGAGCTATTTTAGAGTGAACAATTTTGTATTAAAAGGGGTGCACATATATGATCAAATTGAGTTGATTACCACTAATGTTTTGTTGTACCCGGTGCTTGTGCATCCCCTTTGCACAGTGTAGCTTCGTCTCATGTCCTCTGGTTGGGAGGCGTTCCTGGGCTGGTGACGCCCTGCCTAGGAGTTGTTTGTTAGTATGGATCATATAGCAGACTGAAAGGAAATATATTGAACTGAGTTATACTCGTTGAAAATAAAAGTGTTTAATTAGTTATATCTATCTAAATAAgtttagttatttttttagttgatCGAATTAGAGATTGTATAAACGGatacaagagttgagattgtaatTGGTTGCTGGTATAAAGATGTTTTTATGATATTAATATGTGGACCTACCTGCATGAATAGATGCAGGAACATGCATCCGCTGAGTTAGGCCATAAAGGAAACTTTACTCCTGAGTCAGACCCGCGACGTACATTTGCATCCATTCACTATAAAAAACCCTTTCACTAACAGCCCATAAAAGgatttcactaccggttttagaGTCGACAGTGGACaatgggcagtgatagtcttgactatcactgccggttgaaggcttcagtcggtagtgatagtcgagcATCAAATCAATGTTTTTGGGGccagaaaaattaaaaaaaaattgcacccgaggaacccctACGTCCGTGccgtcacaagtcacaactcACGCGATTTTTCACGCAAAATACGCGCACATGTGGTTCGTGGTACTCGAACTCAGAACCTCTCAGCTCACGTGAtatgtccttaccatcccaccatagaaGTACCAGtaataccattagcatatgtaatttttttgacatcttctgtttaaaacttcaaataattatttggatatctaaatgacattagatgaaaaagttttcaactacaaagttgtagatctcgtcgagggctatagttttaatataaagtttgttcccatccgatttcgtatgaaaaagttatgaattttttaaaataagctatcatccactatcactgccgactctaaccatgaaccggcagtgagccaccaactggcagtgatactatcactgtcggttcgtggctagagccagcagtaagtttcactgtcggttcttttcGAATAGCTTTTTAGTATCGATCCTTGATACAAACCGCCAGTGATACTCCATCACTGCCGTCTCGtaaggaaccgacagtgatgggccggtatataagcctatttttatagtagtggtTAGGTCAAGTTAGAACAATGCATACGAGCAACCAAATAAGTTTATCTTTGAGATTATAGTTATCCGTCAGGTTAGGTTGCCTTTATGCTGGAAACCAATCAGACTCTAAGGATGTGTTTAGTTGCCCGTAAGAGTTTTTATAGACCTACAGCGTATATTCTTAACGAGTAGAAGTAGACTGAGCAGATGTAATAACTCTGAAAAAAAGAGTGTTTGATTATCTGTATGGTGGATGCAATGATCCTTCACCTATGGATGTAATGACCATGTGAAGATGTTTGGTTGCCTACATGGGAGGATGCAATAACCCTGCACCTGAAACTAACGAGTGAGCCTGTTGTAACACTATAGCAGATATAATACATACACCGGCCATGTTCTATAGAGAAGTTTGGTTCGAACGTATCCACCAAATTAGACTCCATCCATATAATTGTATCCGCGGATGCAGGAAGGAATAATATATACAAACAATCAAATGGCATTCTCTGTGAGAATATACGCACGAGCAGAGTAGGATGCTCTGatacgggcaaccaaacacgccctaagAATATACGTAATCGTGTTGGATTCAAACATTTGTGATGAAATCATATCTACATTGTTATAATAGATTGTTTGTCTTTTCCAACATCAATTAGAGCTGTACTTTATTATTATTGCCTCATGTATCAAATCAATATTAACCATTATAATCTGGGCCCACTTCACCTATGGTGTAGATCTTCTTTTTTGTTgattaacatgataatttctAGATCTATAGAGGGAAGGAGATGGCTCCTTTTAACTTTGTTTTACTTAAAATAATAGATATAAGTATTTCAGAACCGCTTATTCATTAGCTAGTAAGTATTTCCAAAAAATAAAGATGTGGAGCTAACCTCATTTTCGCAAGAATCCTCTGATCATTGCACGTTCTTCCAGACTCCAATCCCACATAGGTAGATCCGCAACCATGCAAAAATCTAAGAGATTGCCACACATAAGGTCATCAGAACTCTCTTACTTAGATGAACATAACCAGCGGTGATGGAGGTCAGGAAACACGGCGCCACCCGAAATATAGAGAATATATTAGTAATGCTCTACAATGTCATACCTAAAATTCAATCTTTGAATCCACCACTGCAACCGCACACCCACCTTACTATGCCTTAGAAAGATATATTAATGTAGGCATATGTGTTGTCAACTATGCCAAGGACAACAATACCTAGCACTCACCACCTTATATCTCCCACCACCTTTAATTAACCGAACTAGACTCGAACTATGAAACCGCATATCACAGTCATTCCAACAGTTGAAAACATATTCCTATTTCCCACTTTGTTGTGTGATCCAATCGCTAGTTGCGTATCGAAATTTATATGTTTGAGAATTTATATCCTGTCTTATGCACACGGCCAAACCTAGCGATATGATCTCACTGGCTGATAGTCTTGTGGCTTTAAATTTGCCTGAATTTAGCAATTTTCTAATAAAGCCGAGTGATATCAAATAGTTCAAAGTATTACTCATAGGCACATGAGGGTTTACTAACTAGTTTTGTTAGTACAACTAGCTTCACTCTATCAGTAACGACTTTAGTACTCGATACCTATCCAGAGGTCTTTAGTTATTTGGGCAACGATGATATGCTTCCTCGTTAAACCAATACCGGAGCGTTCACAAATCATGTATACAAACCTCGTGCCTTTCTGTCACTTGCCCTTTCCACACATCGCCTTCGTATTACTAGTTTACCACAAGCTGCTTCTCTCACGACTGACGGCCCTATCCAGTTCAAAAAAGCTACAGAAACAATCTTTTCCATCTATATATCCTGCTTAGGATGATGGTGACCTGCAAAATTTGTACCTTGGGCATCAATATTCGTAATTTTATAAGGGATATTTATCTTTGAAGAGATGCAACCATTGGTTTACCGTCTGGAGATTATGAAGTTCTTTCGGATCCATGCATGGTTTTCTTAGAGAATCAGGTGGTTAACACAATCAACAGGCGGGCTTAAACGTCGGAAACTCAATAGAAAACCATCCAAGCAGCTTCTAGTCAATAATGCTATGTAGGATGGCCCCAAATGCATGAagttcactgctacaattgccAGACTTGTGTAACCTACAAATCTGTATCTGTATGGTTGACCTCGTACCTACTACGAGTAATAAATAAATTACTTTACAAATTAATCTCTTGAGTATTTAAGGTAAAGGTCAATGCGTTTTTTAACTGGGGTTGTCACATGCTTGCACGTGAATGTAGGACAATGTTGTTGTGACTTGTCGTGTTTTCTGAGAGACGGTTGGTTGACATATATGCTATATGATTCgtttttaattattttctttGGTCCGAAATACATGATGTATTGAATAAATtctaatcaaaatttaaaactttgaccatgAATAACTTGAAATATTTAGCTTCAttacatgaaaattatataCGTAGATTTaccttaaaaaatactttcttaatatcataaacttattaaattttaaatatattctagttaaaaataaaaatcaaagttACGCATCAAAGATCATACGATACGTCTGTAATTTTTACTAGAAAGGTAGTAAAGTTGATTTGATAGAGAATCAAGGTGCATGCTGGATGTGTTCATAAAAAGTAACGAGATGGGTCTATATTCCCTACACTATTACTTCTTTCTATTGTAAATACTTATCACTTTATCAAGATACAGTTaaactttaaaatttttaacctttaataacttctaaaatatttagtttaaaaacataaaaatcacatgtagatttttcttaaaaaatacttccataatactatatttttattagatattataactatatttaataaaaataatgatcaaaattgCATGTCTAAGACTTTAAAAAGTAAAAAACATCAAGTATTTTTGACCAAGGGAGTATTATATTATCACCATTGTGCATTCCCATTAGCGACGATCTATTTGTCGAAATAAAGCTTATAATTCCTTCATTAAAAAAAGTTTGTCGCATAACGAGATGATTGGTCAACGCAATCAGCCAAAAAGAAAAAcccttctttctctctctatggAACATGAATCAAAGTACGAGCTACTGACGCTTTCACGGTCTTAGAAACGATTTCACTATTAGGACGATTTCACTATAGTATGCAATAGCTGATCAAGTGAAGTGATATTATATCTTGTTTCTGTACGAGGAATGGACCGCAGAAGTGTATAGCTCCATCTATCTCCAATAGAACTAGGCCGAGTACTCAGGATATTATTATTAGCACAGGAAGAGGGCGCGGAGCACATAGACATGCACATGGTTAATCTCGACAGGATGAATGAATCCCCGGGCGCGCGCCCCAAGAACAGACGGTAGACGGAGTCGGTTCTCTGTTTTCAAGGCCGTCTCCGTCACGCCGGCCGGTCTCGTGACCACAGGCACAGCAGCGTGATTTTTGCCCTCGCGACTTGGTTTATAAGCCCCGTAAAATCATTTTCaaccatatttctttcatttcgttctcttttctattatctttattttttttcatctttaacAGCTTCTTTTCAGGAGGAAtcacaaaaggaaaagagagaatcccgttctgaaaGGAATAAcctgagaatcccgtcgtgaagagaaCCGTAAAAAAAGACTATTAAAACactgaagagaacgaaaatttCTTCACGACGAAAATTTCACTTAGAAGTGAATCCTTTCGGTGTGGCCTAAGGCATGCCGTGTGGCGTGTGGCCAAGGCCAGCCTTCGCACCTGGCACTTCCACTCAAGTAACAGTGCCCTACAACTCTGATACGGGGTGCATGCGGCCTAGGTCAGTCGGCATCCAACGCGAGGAAATACAAAAATGGCCAGCCTAGTACTGAAGTTTCTCGGTCAGCCCTGGAGAATAGGATCAAGAGAAAAATCAAATGATAAGGGGTTTATTCCAAAGTCTACGCGCCGGTGTCTGAACGGATGCAGACCGTAACAATCGAGAACACGCTAAATAATTAAAATGGTGCAAAAATAATTCCTGAAAGTTATGtagaaattatttaaaaatgacaaaaaaatatctcaaCTTTAAGGCGACGATATGTTCCATATTTGTGCAAAATGGTAAGGAAAACATCTCATTTTACAATATGTAAAAAAAGACATTGTAGGTGTAACGTGCTGTCATACCCTATTGGGCTATAAAAAAAAGACATTGTCATTGTGTATCGTCCTATAGAAGGGGACATATCCCTTCCCTTCCATTCCTCTATAAAAGAGCTTCAAGAGGATAGGGGATCCATCTATTCATTTGTCCACTCTGTTGTACACACTACGGATATTAATATGAGCAAGTATTTTCAGcatattttatttaataaaaaaggTCAAGCAATACAGTGCGTTGAAAATGGACATATATAGAGATGTCAAGCATGTTACAAAGTATAGCTTCTACTTCAATATTGCAAACAACTGAACCAGCACGAATGGAAGACGTAAGTAAAGGAACTAGTAAAGTGCTAGAGTTCACACTACTACGAAACCATGATCATGGTCAGTTTTAAAAAACCGACAATGATCCActattagaaaaaatatttatacagaCAATTTGAAATCTCTCTGCGGGATACTTTTttaaccgtctgtgaaaaagagtctgtacaaatcagatttgtatagATGGATTCTGATCCATCTgtataaaatatatgtatagatGACTCCAATCACGAGCCGTTTGTACTATAAAATATCACAGACGGATATCTCTCACTAAggacctcttttggaatgtCGTCGATGGGGGGGTTCACCTTCAAATCCGCTGAGAGGAAAGTCATGTTGATCGAGCATGTTATCTGGATCATTATCTGGTGCAGATGCGTAGCAGCTCTGGCGTCGAGCTGATAGAGATTCAAGTGTCGTGGCTGCATCTTGCTTCCTCATTACCTGTACTCGCTCCTCAACCTattgttccatcctttctgcaagcatatccatctgttctttcatccttgct
The nucleotide sequence above comes from Phragmites australis chromosome 4, lpPhrAust1.1, whole genome shotgun sequence. Encoded proteins:
- the LOC133915752 gene encoding uncharacterized protein LOC133915752 — protein: MPSPLKDRPTGRLGRLLAALRPSRAGPLPVQTGFPTSLADLFVKNHGRLKKPSPSASSKREKRGAAPSPSPSPFPPPASPPPPPLAAAVSPSDRPSTDLTLAQAVRRSKGGGFDLGLGFLAISGVVCLALLVIWSKKVVAAVTVASFSLFLLESVRSSSLPRRPGPAATKRQLYLDGRGRVSPIRELEEETEPSRPSRSDSDRGTEASILVIEERSDVVDESSNPKAKAKKVSWKKLISNAKKLHKGWKSREADSSGSFRSEGNQADATVRGNAKVTDSSDSCRMANQTDVVVEDTIAREPDSLGSRRSKGIEIDAQPVEIDAPADADLSEEEDDKTGIQFPALVLVAIVLAGLVAGKLPAVAFTMLCAAFLNSVQRLPSVGGGLQRRQLELSMS